The Alnus glutinosa chromosome 1, dhAlnGlut1.1, whole genome shotgun sequence region CCATTTTCTCACAACGTCCTCCCTCTTTTTTCGTTTCGTTTTAttacctttaaaaaattaaactatttctaatgaaaatataatttttaaaaacaaaaaattaccattttacGGACTGGAAtcgcgattttaaaccaaattaaaaaaaaaaaaaaaaaaaacaaatgtatcatttaaaagttgatttttaaaaaattaaaaaaaaaaattgaataacaaaatctatattttcaaatcgtGTGCGCACAAATTTAAAGACTTAAAATTACCACGTGATTTTTTCCAAgttaattaaatgatattttaaGAAACTCATTAATTTGGAAGGATAAAAGACTAAAAGAGGGTACCTAATTACAACTCTCTTTTTATTACTGGGTGCAGTGGTGCACCAAGCTAGTTACATGTATACGTACAAAATTATACAAAGCTAGCGCTATTTCATGGACGACTTGGACAACCTTCAAGCATTTGCGTTCTCGTTTAGCCTAGCAGCTGCGGTAATTGACTCTGCCACTCCAGCCGCACGATTCGCCAGATTCGGGTACGTTGTTTCTCAGCTCGGCTGTCGCCACTCCTTCAGCATCCTGCCTAGTCGCCACCTTGTCAGCCGGCAACTTCGCCGTCGCACCCTGCAAAGTATTGAAAAAATAACACCTCAATCAGCTTCTCAAATCCCACCAATAAacaatgagaaattcaattCTGTTACACCAAACAAATTAACACGCATGCAGCTGATCATTGtttattagtttttaattaCCACTAGCTAAAACATCACTCAGCTTGATCTTATAATCTTCGTCCCGTTCCACACGGGCATTGTAACTTTGGAAAGGAATTGACAGGTGGCTTGGGAGAGCTAGACGTGGCAGGTGAAGAAATCGGACAGAGTTTTGAGTACTAGTAGTACAGGTGGCAGCTTGTTAGCTTCGGTGAGACTTCAAGTTACACGTGACATTGTCGTGTtaaaattttgggttaaatacttcattagtacttgagttttcatgattagttattttaaatttagtatctttattagatttttcgtccaaattttaatagctcgccacgtgtcaaccgctgaggttaaCACATGacactatatataaaaaaataataataataaaaatctttaaaaatttaaaaaattgaaaaaaaaaaatgaaaaaaaaagaggggtctTAGCCACCCCATTGGCcaaattgggggtggccgaaccaccccatgggcaaaccctcaaatttttttgatgggttttggctcttggggtggctgaaccacccccaatagccaaaacccaacaattttttatttttttgccccaTGGGGTGGCCAAGGAGGATGGCTAAGCcacccatcttcttcttcttcttcttcttcttctttttttttttttttttttttttcaattttattatttttaattaatttttaaatttttttatttttttttatatagtgccagtGGTTGACAAGTGGCGggccgttaaaatttggacggaaaatctaacagaaaTACCAACTGGATTTTTACCCTAAAATTATTTACAAGGTGGTCATAGATtataattgataaaaataataatgcaaaaattttaattttttctatttttaaaaaaatatttcatcaaTTATAGATTATCATATCAGTTTGTATATGATTTTGTAGTAAAAGTTATTAGTACTTTggactaaaaaaaaagttgttagtactccaaacaaaaatgacaaaaaatgcttgagatactacaatttttactataatttacTTACAAACCAATGCATAAGAAAATCATGCataatatttgaatattatttattgAATAAGACCGGCCCAATAATgaaaataatcatataaaatatttgaaaattatttttagaataatatattttactttctgaACAATAATTTTTCTCTGTCTCTAAGTTTATATAgagttatgttttgtatttttatttatttctttttctccaagtattttgcttggaaaatattcaaattttgtCTATATAAAGGCATGTCTATATTATTTTGGTATCAAGTttaaagtatcaattaaatttaagtctttcagaatttttttttttatttgcttatttGGGACAATTAGAGTCTTTAAtttctcttccctatttgttattttttatcttcctaaattttcttttcaatcttcaattcttaATTTCTGCTCCTATATGAAACaaccttaattaattttgtcccATGTCACAAACTTCACAcgacattttatatataattggtGAAATTATTAAACTCTTATACTCATGTGCAGGAGCGGACCCAATTAAGTATAATTGCCTCGAGGAAAATTCCCTTaaaatctatatttttttagaatttaatattatttttttatacactaATTGGAATGTGTTTTTGCGAGTATGTCTTCTATGGTTCGAGGAACAAAGAATTGATAGTTGCCTTCAAATAAAGCCCCAAGCACttactaggggtgtaaatccggaccgGATATAACCGGATCCGGACATTAACCGGTTCAGGGAAACCGGAAAACCAGGAAATCCGGTTGGAATCCGGGTACCCGGAGCCGGAGCCgggtatttatttcaaaaaattccgGTTATACCCAGGTACCCGGCTCCGGgtaggttaattaattaaaaaaaaaaattaccccctGCCCTTTTATCCTAAAACTACATGCATAGGAAGAGGGGGAGGACTGGAGGAGCATTTCGTCATTCCCCTGTTGACTGTTGCCCTAGGCTATCATCAAATCAAAACCCTTCAATTGCTCACTGCCGcctctccatttcacttcaCCTTCAGACAGAAATTTCAaatcatctcatctcatctctttCTCCATTTCATTCTCCATCACGACATCACTGATTCACGGCATCACTGATTCTGAATCAGTGAATCACCGCATCACGTTGTTCAGCCGCAGAGCCGCTCGCCACTCCTCGCCGACCGTCGCCAACTCCTCGCCGACTCGCCGCCTACCAGGTAACCAGACGTCTTTGCTTAGTTTCTTTTGTGCATTGATATGGTTGATAGATGGGGCCAAAGCATGGTCGTTGGTTGAGTACTGAGTGGTGCTATTTGTACATTAAATGGGTGGTGTACGCTGTACGCTGTACACTATACACTACACTCTGTTTACACCCAATGCATATATATGATGGGGTTCTATACTGTCAAAATACACCGAGTGTATACGTATATATACTCCGTTAATGTACAAATAGTATTACTATTTAATTGCTGCCCCGCCCGTGAGATTCAGAGAAAACAGAGcataaacacaacaaaaaaaaataaccagaCTCTGCAAATCATTGGAGTCAAGAAGCATAAAAAACAGtgtatagaaaacaaaaatagaaacagAACATCCACACAATCATGGAGAATGGTCCTTAGACCAAATAGTATCTCCTTTAGCATAACTTGTCAGgaaaattatgaataaaaagGACGTAGAAACTGTAGAACCTGAGAGTGCAGAATCTGGTTTTGTTTCTGAGCTGAAATGGATAGGTGACTGCAATAAACTACAATTTCATAGCAACAACTACAATTTCATGCTAGTGCTCACATAATCCATGTCACTACTCAATAGCAAAAAAGATTGTGTACAATGAATGAGACATACTTTGATAATATTGGTGCTAAAATGAAATAGGTGTTTTTCATATTATCGATGAATATGACTGCAATAAACTTTGTATTATTATGTTGTTaatgttgttttatattattatggATCTTCATTGGATGGTCAGTACTATTAAGTGTAATATTGTTTTTATGCTCCAACTAGGCCTATTATGGAAAATGTCAATGACAATGAGTCACATGACAAGCCTCCAACTACACATGATGAAACCCCTTCGCCTTCCTTGCAAACTGAATTGGACCCCtccaaaaacaaatcacaagctATGAATCGGTCAAAAGTATGGTTGCACTTTACAAAAGTGACACCAATTGACAAGGAAAAGCCTAAGGCAGCATGCAATCATTGCCATAAGATATTAGGGTGTCACTGGAGACATGGCACTACTGCTTTGAAGAACCACCTTACCTATAACTGTCCAACCTCTCCACTTAGAGATTTGGAAAAATCCAGTGTACCCAAAGGTCAAACTCTCTTGCAacagtcatttaaaaaaatgtcagagAGCGGTAGTTGCCATACCACTACCACCCAACTAGGATTTGTGAAGTACGATCCGATTAAAATAAGGAAGTTGGTTGTTCAATATTTCATCATGGAGGAATTACCTTTTAGGCATGTGGAGAGTTATGGGTTTAGAGAATTGATAAATGGAATTGAACCAAGGTTCAATTTACCATGTCGCATTACTCTACAAAAAGATTGCATGAAACTTTATaaggaagaaaaacttaaattgaaGGCTTCTTTGAGGGGTAAAAGAATTTGCATCACTACTGATACATGgacatctcttcaaaatttgaactacaTGGTTGTCACCGCTAGCTACATAGATTCTAGTTGGAgaatgcataaaaaaataatcaagtttaacTTGATTTCAAGTCATAGGGGTGAAAATATTGGAAGAATGTTGGAAAATACATTGATAGAATGGGAGATTGAATCCGTGTTCACTGTTACAGCTGATAATGCGACAGTCAATGATGTGGCGATTGATTATATGAAAAGGAAGTTGAAGGACAAGAAAGGTTCTATTTTGGGAGGTGAATTCATTCACATGAGGTGTGCCGCTCATATATTAAATCTTATTGTAAATGAAGGCTTGAAAGGATTGGGTGATTGTGTTTCTAATATTAGGAACGCAGTGAAATTTGTGAGGTCTTCACCACAGAGAATGGCAAGGTTTAAAGAATGCATAAAGTGTGAAAAAACTCAAAGTACGAAGACAGTGTGTCTAGATGTTCAAACAAGATGGAATTCTACGTACTTAATGTTGAGTGCGGCTGCGAAGTACGAAAAAGCTTTTACTCGACTTGGGGAGGAAGATGGTAATCCTTTTGTTGTTCCTAGCTATGATGAGTGGAAAAATGCTAGGgaatttgtgaagtttttgaaacctttttatGAAGCCACATTGAAGTTTTCTAGTTCAACTCATGTCACCTCCAACTCATATTTCATtcaactttgtattattataaAGACATTGGCCGATGGGTGTATGAATTGTAATCCTATCATTAGTGTAGTGAGTTgggatatgaaaaaaaaatatgaaaagtattgggggacTATGGAAAGGATTAACTTATTGTTAAATATTGCTCATATTCTTGACCCGCGTACCAAGTTGAAGgcgttaaaatattatttggaaAAATGTAGTGGCTCTGATTGGGCGAAACAAATCGAGACAAATGTGAAAGACCTCTTGAACCGCTTGTGGGAGCAATATGATAAGTTATATGGGAGGCATTTGTCTAACCTTGATGCGGGTGTGGAAAGTTCAAGTGTTGCTTCTATAGATGTTAgtgttgttgatgatgatgatgatgatgcacttacagacactacaaaaaaaaggcaaattctggacggtttttttctggacggtttttaaaaccgtctagaattaaatttttacagacggttttttgaaaaccgtccgtaaaaaaataaattacgacggttttaaaaaaaccgtctgtaaatttacagacagttttgaaaaaccgtctgaaaatgtaaatttttagacggttttaataaaaccgtcagtaaaattacagacggttttactTAAAACCGTCTACAAATTATTTTGCAGTCGGTTTAATTGAAACCGTCTGCAAAATGCAGACGATTTGAATTAAACCGACTGCATTTTTACAGactgcaattttatttttaaaaatatggagTCCATGTCATCGATCCGCACCTCAAATAAACCCCACATCTCGACCGTCTCTTTCATTTATCAACGACCCACAGTGTTTTTAAATCCCTCTTGGCCAAGATTTTCCCCAAGATCAGGCAGGGCGCGACTGAAGATTGGCGAGACGGGCGACGgtatcattcttcttcttctctctccggCCGGCAACTGGAGACGGGCGACGGGATCTGGACTGAACGGCGGGATCTGGATGACAGGAACGGAATGGCGGGAGAGAGTGTCGGATCTATCAAACCCatgccggtgtgcgtgggtttccgaCGGATCTGGCGATGTTGTCGAGGTTTCCGGGCTGATTCGGCCGAAACCGGCTCTGGGTCGTTGTGGGTTGGAGTTGATGGGTTGGTGATTGGGGTGGGTTTCGGTGATTGTTATGGGTTGAAGCTGACgggtttgcttctttttttttttttgattgtttgaggtatatattttttggttgatttgtgaAAGGGGGTTGGTTGGCTGTGGCTGTGGAAGAGAAACAGAGGATGGGTTGAAGCTGTCgggtttgctttttttttgattgtttgAGGTTGATTTGTGGTTGTAcagaaatattttttggttgataTGTGGTTGGTTGTGGCTGTGGAAGAGAAACAGAGGAAGACGTCGATTAGCTAGCTTGTAGCAGATTTGGTGCGGCTGAACGGCTCGATGGTGGTGACCGGAGCTGATCGATTTTCGGTGTATATTCCTGGACTCCGGTGGAGAACGAGAAGGAGCACCGctggacaaaaataataattaaaaaaaaaaaaaaaaaaaacaggttcccgacggttttgggcaaaaccgtccataatttttCTGGACAGTTTGGCCCAAACTGTCTAGAAATgcttctggacggtttgggccaaaccgtccagaaattcatTTAGCGACACTAtatcctagacggttttaaaccgtctagaaaaaaagtctggaattgattccagacggtttttttgcatttctggacggttagaatttgcctttttttttttgtagtgagagaCGAAATATATGAAGTTTTTCATGAAACACCTTGAGGAAGAGAGCAACTCGGAGTGTATGTCGGAGGTGGAtcgttattttttggatgggtgtgaagcatCAACAAATGAATTTGACATCTTACTTTGGTGGAAGGTTAATGCACCTAAATATCCTATCCTCGCAGAGATAGCCTGTGATATATTGGCCATTCCTATTTCTACAGTTGCATCTGAGTCTGCATTCAGCAATGGAGGACGCATATTGGATCCCTTTAGGAGTTCTTTATCTCCATTGACAGTTGAGGCCTTGGTTTGCACACAAGATTGGTTAAAGAGCAATGAAGGCTTGGAGTATGagaattttattgaaatgtttgatgagcatggtaaatgtttataaattcattttagttttcattattattaattcattttagttatttattcatttaactaattctcttctcttcttttttttttttttttttttttttgttttccttctaTTGTAGTTGTAGATGATTGAGAGCAAAGCTACAAAAAGCCAGAAACCGGACCATGCTGGGAacttttggttatgaacttttttaatatgtttatggatttttggttatgaactttttaaatatatttatggacttttgggtataaacttttttaatatgtttatggacttttgggtttgaacttttttaatatgtttatggacttttggttatgaacttttttaatatgtttatggacttttatttatgaacttttttaatatgtttatggacttttgggtttgaagtttgaacttttttaatatgtaatatgtttATGAGAATTAATGCATTCTAGTGGATTGCATCTTTTCTCTCTGTACACATTCAGGGGTGGttcaattcatttattttatatcagtAATATAATGCATATTGCATTGTTCTTTTTCCCTCTTCAATGACATTATGAGATTTCTGTAAATCAGATAAGTTAGATAACAATCTTGATTCTGGGCATTACTACTAAGTTTTTGGCTAAGAAAACATCAAGGATAATAAGACTTTATTACTCTATTGGCTACTGATCTAGTTAGACAATTACAAGGGTTCGGTTGAAATTATTTACAGCatttagtttcaaaaaattgggcaatttttttttttttaatatataacccGGACCGGATACCCGGTTTTACCCAGGTACCCGGGTAAAACCGGGTACCTGGACACCCCGGATACCCGGGTCCGGGCCCGGGTGTTTAAAGCCTAAAACCCGGGGACCCGGAGCCGGTTCCCGGGTTTCACCCAATACCCGAAAACCCgctccggatttacacccctagcaCTAACCAAAAGACAGGTCGCGCGCTCCGAAAGTGTTACTAAAATGATCAAATAATTATATTCGTAGTTGTTGACCAATGAAAGGCGGCCTAATTGCctttcaatgttttttttttttttttttttttttttttttgttgaaaaaaaaaaaaaaatagttcaaacttttcaaataattttttattttattaaaaatatttttgtcatcGAAGAgccttaacaatttttttagaaGTAATGTCATCTCTTCGATATAATATTTCttagagaaatgattattgtacaactccaacaactttttttcaaactaactatttgatttgttttcttacatatGAATCATACACATTCaatggttattttttaaaaaataaaataaaattgttagagttgtataaGAATTGTAcgaaagttgtaaacgtatcatatttctatttcttatgtcattttttttttaaagaacatataaaagaatttgagaCACAGAAAATAataactctttttttaaaaaaaaaaaaaagaaaaaagaaaaaaagaaaaagagagagagaaataaatcatatttgatAGAACAAATCATAAATAGTTTatactatttttctttaatttgcaccataccaattcaaaatttaattaactatATTGGAGAAATTATTATTCCCTAAAGCCCGAGCAAGCCCATGACCGAACTAGTGGGCCCATTCAGTCTAATTGACCCGAAGAGACCCAGGAAGACCTGGTCGGTTATGGGGTATAGAATATTCTATGAATTGAATTTTATGAATATAGTCGATCGGTCACCAGAGCTGGGGATAAGCACTGCTGAATAGTCCtggaataatgattgaatactacccaaagatacaatttttcaccactttgtctatgtggcaaagtggtcccccactactttttgaattttttttttttttttttttaaataaattaaagtatgagaccaccttgccacataggcaagatggtaaaaagttgtatctttaggtggtattcaatcattactcatagtCCTGGGTTGTCATTGTCTCGAGAATGCGAGAAGAACATATggatgagaaatgattcctacactcatttctcacaacagccccccAACAAGCTGAcatggctggtaatattttattattttttttgttttcttttcttttctttttgtaaaaaaataataaaatattgccagccacatcagcttgttgtggggctgttgtgagaaatgagtgtagggatcatttctctatatgGAATGTCCATATCTAGATGCTCTTAGGAACTGCTTTCTCGAGATCACTACGAAGTGATATGGATAAAACATGCTGAAATATTTATCCTGATATTGCAGTCAAAATTCATGGGATAAAGTTTGATCCATAATCCCTAGAAAGACGCAGAAAGACTTTATCCTGAATTTTCCAATATAATCCTTATCCCACTAAATGTGGGATAAGATACCTGTTTGAACTCAGTTGAACAATAGTCCTATTCGAACTGGACTCTTCAGAAGATAAGTCTAGTCCCACGCAAATTAGGGATTAAATTACTAATTGAATTATATTAGGACtacatgcctataaataagTCACTACCCCATGTATCAAAACTCTCTGATCTCTCTAATATTCACGTGCTCTTAATACTCTTTGAAATTGTCTATTAGaatgtatttaatttttgaataatttaaaacatgcatttattaatgaaaaattttggTCGATCGAGTGCAGGCCCAACCACACTAATAATTAAATGGATAATTCGCAGGTTAATTTAACAATTGATGAAACCTAATCGGTCGGTGAGTAGCTCGATCAGTACCATTAATCATGCTTCGATGCAGTGTTGGAACATATAATTTGATAAGAGGCACATCAGATTGACCATACTTATAAGATATGTAACACTGATGCTGTCAAAGAAACGCTAGctaattaaagaaagaaacacgCATACATTAATTAATGAACACCATAATTAGAAGGccatacaaattaattaatatatataaactgggGCCTAACTTTCAACCTCAAACATTTACGCTCTCATTGAGCCTAGCAGCTGCCGCCACTGACGCCGCCACTCCCCCCGGTTGAGTCACCGGATTCGGATTGTTCCTTAGCTCCGCACTCACCACTCCTTCAGCATCCTCCCGAGTCACTGCCTTGTCCACAGGCAACTTTGAGGTTGCACCCTGCCATATCCACTCACAAATTAACTCAGCAATTAACCCTTCAACGACGCTATATACGTATAAAGCAAATGTATAGATATCTTAATTATAGGTTTACCGTCAAAACATCGCGCAGCTTTATCTTATCTTCGTCTCGATCTACTCGGGCATTGTACGTCGCTGCAGACTGAGCCGTGGCGGCGAGCCCACCTGGGGTTATAACATTAGTACCCGTTGCGCTCACCTCCGCAGCTTCAATCGCGGACGCGTCACTCTGATCCACCGCCTTGTTTCCTGCTGACTGTGCACTGGCTTCCAGTGCTTCCCCTATAGTAATTGTACTCTGTTCGATTACCTCAACTGCCACTTGTTCCACTGGT contains the following coding sequences:
- the LOC133874663 gene encoding late embryogenesis abundant protein D-34-like: MSKEQEGRPLDEKEEPIKYGDVFNVSGDLASNPITPQDAAMMQTAESMALGQTQKGGPAAVMQSAATRNERAGLVGHLDFSDVAGDQGVNVTEIDVPGRRKITESVAGQVVGKYYVQSAPVEQVAVEVIEQSTITIGEALEASAQSAGNKAVDQSDASAIEAAEVSATGTNVITPGGLAATAQSAATYNARVDRDEDKIKLRDVLTGATSKLPVDKAVTREDAEGVVSAELRNNPNPVTQPGGVAASVAAAARLNESVNV